The Anoplopoma fimbria isolate UVic2021 breed Golden Eagle Sablefish chromosome 5, Afim_UVic_2022, whole genome shotgun sequence genome contains a region encoding:
- the LOC129091374 gene encoding homeobox protein Hox-B3-like, which yields MEMQKHNTQHQDFFFCGGSLEEDVASQQPLAQAETFTGRSKQQNHKFPPNKKVFPWMKESRPPNQKHEHRRAADCTVNEKSPGATPASKRTRTAYTSAQLVELEKEFLFSRYLCRPRRVEMASLLHLHERQIKIWFQNRRMKQKKDERVQGPTITTSTTTTTTTSSSSPPPSSPSAPGSPTLSSLGYVHLGGDFQPASPPLKSQQQQAQYPAEYSKYPAAGFTHELQYNVQYDTHTPSRAPEPQLDLNGAYYPQSCTRDRIMHAPRLTHL from the exons ATGGAAATGCAGAAGCACAACACCCAGCACCAAGACTTCTTCTTCTGCGGTGGGTCCTTGGAGGAGGATGTGGCCTCGCAGCAGCCTTTGGCTCAGGCGGAGACGTTTACTGGGAGGTCAAAGCAGCAGAACCACAAGTTCCCTCCGAACAAGAAGGTTTTCCCCTGGATGAAAGAGTCCAGGCCCCCAAACCAGAAACACGAGCACAGGAGAGCCGCAG ACTGCACCGTCAACGAGAAGAGTCCAGGCGCGACCCCGGCCTCCAAGAGGACGCGCACCGCGTACACGAGCGCGCAACtggtggagctggagaaggagttcCTCTTCAGCCGCTACCTGTGCAGGCCGCGGCGCGTGGAGATGGCCAGCCTGCTCCACCTCCACGAGAGACAGATCAAgatctggttccagaaccggaGGATGAAGCAGAAGAAGGACGAGAGGGTGCAGGGCCCCACcatcaccacctccaccaccaccaccaccaccacctcctcgtCCTCCCCACCCCCGTCCTCCCCCTCCGCCCCGGGCAGCCCCACTCTGTCGAGCCTGGGTTATGTCCATCTGGGTGGGGATTTCCAGCCGGCCTCTCCTCCGCTCAAGTCCCAACAGCAGCAGGCCCAGTACCCGGCAGAATACTCCAAATACCCCGCTGCAGGCTTCACGCACGAGCTGCAGTATAACGTGCAGTACGACACGCACACCCCCTCACGCGCACCAGAGCCTCAGCTGGATCTTAACGGGGCTTATTACCCACAGAGCTGCACGCGGGACAGAATCATGCACGCTCCAAGACTGACTCATCTGTAG
- the hoxb1b gene encoding homeobox protein Hox-B1b has translation MNSYLDYPVCNRGANIFSAKAGYHNLNHGYVSSSSCATSESYAPDGRLVAATPAPSLPLHHQTHVNLDLQFAATGSSMYGSALEYGHHQYGLAPEQDRSFLHAQVSPVGPHMAPYTGDSCGPGAATGGQYLHFGNGDQRQQEYPESVYARLPLQSQEKDVEQVEDTSKTFDWMKVKRNPPKTALLSEFPGQHNVIRTNFTTKQLTELEKEFHFNKYLTRARRVEVAAGLELNETQVKIWFQNRRMKQKKREKSACVSIKAAAPVEKLCDTDSSPKGKGKDCEP, from the exons ATGAACTCTTACTTAGATTACCCAGTGTGCAACCGGGGAGCAAATATTTTCAGTGCCAAGGCCGGATACCACAATCTGAACCATGGATACGTGTCGTCCAGCTCGTGTGCAACAAGTGAGAGTTACGCACCGGACGGCCGACTAGTTGCCGCAACTCCTGCGCCGAGTCTCCCCCTGCACCACCAGACCCACGTCAACCTGGACCTGCAGTTTGCGGCCACTGGGAGCTCCATGTACGGGTCAGCCCTGGAGTACGGACACCACCAGTACGGCCTCGCACCCGAGCAGGACCGGAGCTTCCTCCACGCGCAGGTTTCCCCCGTCGGACCACACATGGCCCCCTACACCGGGGACAGCTGCGGGCCTGGGGCTGCCACCGGCGGCCAGTATCTACACTTTGGAAACGGGGATCAGAGACAGCAAGAGTATCCGGAGAGTGTTTACGCGAGGTTACCGCTCCAGAGTCAGGAGAAGGATGTGGAGCAAGTGGAGGACACTTCTAAGACATTCGACTGGATGAAGGTGAAGAGGAATCCTCCTAAAACAG CTCTCCTGTCGGAGTTCCCCGGTCAGCACAACGTGATCCGCACCAACTTCACCACCAAGCAGCTGacggagctggagaaggagttcCACTTCAACAAGTACCTGACGCGGGCGCGGAGGGTGGAGGTGGCCGCCGGCCTGGAGCTCAACGAGACGCAGGTGAAGATCTGGTTTCAGAACCGGAGGATGAAGCAGAAGAAACGCGAGAAGTCGGCCTGCGTTTCGATCAAAGCTGCGGCACCTGTGGAGAAGCTCTGCGACACGGACAGCTCTCCGAAGGGAAAAGGGAAAGACTGTGAACCATGA